Genomic segment of Ascochyta rabiei chromosome 15, complete sequence:
AGGTAGAGTTGACGTCGCACGCGTGGGCCCGCAGACTATCTATGCAAAGCAACCGTCAAAGCGTCCGAAAGCAGGCAGGCAAGGAACGGAGACCCAGCAGGAATCCCAGACCGGGTTGTCGCGTGTGCAGAAAAAGCCACGAGCGCCTCTCCTCCGAAATAGCCCAGGTGCCCGAAACCAGGTGCGCAGGTGCTGAGTACACCGCGCCGAGGACTTACGACTCAGCTGCGGGGAAAGCCACAGAAAAAGGCCCAGAGAAGCGCCCGGAAAAAAaaaggggggggggggggcggCTAGACATTTTTCTTCTGTCCCGCACGCGTCTGCGTTGCTGCTACCGGTAGGTAGGTACGATGATTCAAACCGCCGATGCTAATATCTGGCGCGGCTCCAAGCTTCGTACCTAGATTGTGCTGCGTTCGGGCGCGTCCGCGCAACACGCGATAAAGGCGtgtaataatagtaggtgcCGGTATCCAGCATGCACCGACCGACGCTGCATCACCGGTTACCGGTATCGCGCAGATGATCATGATCCGCGCTCTGATAACCAGATAAAGATGACACAACTGATTGGAAGCGCGCAAACTGTGATACGGGGCGCCCGTTATCGAATTGGACGAGTCACCGAGTTGCGCCCAGGTTGGAGGGAGCCTCGTGCGTCATCTGGGGCCACTGCGTTGGATTGCCCTAAGCGTGGCTGATCGGCAGATGGGGGGTGGGGACGGACTGCGTACGTATCTTGGCTATCGCCGGGGAGGAGATtgaaagatagatagctactCCGTAGGTGGATTAAGAATCAAGAGATTGTGTTGGATTGTTTTGTAACGCTTTAGCTGTTGAATGGTAAATAGGTAGCCTTGTGAGTATCTAAGCTTCGTACCCCCTTGCGCCATGCAGAACAACTTGTTCTGTCCTAATACGCTGTGTGCTCGACTGCCTCAATCTCCATCGCATCACCAGAACCTTTGTCGTTCTCCTTCGCCTTCGGTCTCATGTTCCAGTCCAGAAAGTCAAAGAGACTCTCCCTGCTATCCTTGCCAAGCTCCTCGACGCACTGTTCTGGTGTAATGACTTCAGCGATAGTCTGCACGCGCTTCTTCCACCGCTGCGCACATGGCGCTTCTGGTTCAGTATGCACAACGTAGAATTGACGGTAATCGCGTCGCATAAGGGTTTGCATCATGGCATAGTATTCAATCATCCGAATAGTGGCGTCTTCCTGGCTGTTTGCAAGGCAGTTGAAGTAGTCGAGCGGTTGTTGATCAGCGATGGTGCGACGTTCGGAAAGGATAGGGTACTTGTCCAGAACCAAATTCGGAGCCTCGGGGGATTGATCTTGTTCGATGTAATCAGTTAATGTGAGGAGATGGTAGAGTTCGACATGATTACAGTATCATGGTCAGTTGATAGAGTCATTAGCCTCGTGCTCAGGACTTACCTCGGATGGTCAGGATCCGTATTGTCCTGGCATTTCTGGAATAGGTACTCCATCAGCTCGGGGCGGACGCAAAGCCGCCAGAGTAAGCATGCGTCGTACACTTCGTACCACGGCGACGCCGGTCCGTCTAGGCTGCGCAGCTGCTCGATCTTGGCAAAGAAGAGCTTCACGATGCTCAGTACCAGCTGCGGCGTCTGCTCCAAGACGTCGTCGGTGATATAAATAAACCCGCCATGGGGAAAGACATTGATGCAATCGTGTCGCAATACCGCTGGAGTTAACGAGACTCTGGGCTCGAAGTAAGAGGGCGGCTGCAGACCTACAGACCACACACGTATCTGGTTCTTGAGCACTTGACCGAAGCCTGGCAGGCCGGTGTACAGTTCAAAGTTCGGATGCACCTAATAGGGTCAGCGTAAGTACCACGAGTGGGGCTCTCGAACGTACAACGATGATGCCCGACCATCCTCCCTCCACTACTTCTTGCTGGAAGTGACTCCAGGAGCCATCGTACCAAAGATTTCCGACTTCAACTTTGTGCATCAACAGCCAACGCGTGATCAATTCCATAGTTTCCGAGTGTTCTTCAGGATGGTACAGCAGCATTGCCTTTCGGTCAAGTATGTAGTCGCTTGTTACGCTAGAGCCGAACATCTTGGTCATGTTCAACTTGTAAAGCTGCTCGATCTGCCGACTCAGCTGAGAGGATGCTGTGACGGTCGATGACTGCATTGGCGGGACTCCTTGCGCCGCGAACAAGGCAGAAGCCTGAGCCACATCGCTCTCAACGCCTTCAGGGGTGAGATCGGGCGTGTCAACATCAGGCTCAGCCGCTGCGCGCGACAATTTCGGTGCCGGCAGCTCACTTCGACCGTTGGTCACCTGTGTTGGATCTGTGGCGTGAATCAGCGGACTGCGATACTTCTCAACGGAGCTGCAGTGGTGTCGATATAATAAGAGTTACACAGGGCGATTCGTAACTACAAATAGCTTTTTTTTTGTTGGAGGACTTACCGAGTTTTCGAGATCGGGGCAACTCTAAAGGATCGAGCTTTTCAGAGCGGCGAGATTTACCAGGCTGTGATAGCCATCCAGTGTTTACGTGAGCGAATTTGCAAGCTTGAGCAGACTTTATGCAGCCTTCTGGATGTCTTAACCAGAAACGACACGTGATTGATGGGTTGCTGTTCTTTGCTTCTGGGTGTTGGGATCCGTAACGTGGCTCTGTTCTGGCTCTCTTCGCATCGAGAACGCTGCGAGGTACTTGATTGGGATCCAAAGGTACCGGCAAATCGAAGGGCCTATTTTTGGGTGTGCACCAGCCGGTGTTCCGATGCTGAAATTCGCAGTCGTTTTTAGACTTAGGGCAGCCGTCCGTATCTCTCAACCAGGAAGGACACGTAATGGCCACCTTCGATCCGGGCTGTGAATAAAGCGGCGACTTCTGAGATTCAGGCGCCCTCTTTGGACCATCGCTATTGGTATGGGGCAAGGTGGGACCGGTTGCGGTTTGTCCGAATTTAGATCTCTGACTGCAAGGCAGCGCATTTCCATCGATTCTCTCGGCCTGAAGGGCGGATAACCCTGGTGGGGCCCAGCCGGTATTTCGATGAGCGTACCTGCACTCGTCGTCTGGCTTGGTGCAACCTTGCTCTGCTCTCAACCAGAATGGGCAGGTCACGGGTGGGTCGGCGTACTTGGGCGGCCCTCCGCGAGGCCTCATGCTTGGGACTATCTGTACAGGCTGGCCCCGGTTGTCAGTCTCTGGAGGCGCCCACCCCGTGTTCCAATGAGCATATTTGCAAACCTCTTGTGATTTGATGCATCCATGAGGATCTCTCAACCAATACGTACAGGTAACTGGTGGATCTCGATGCTTGAATGGCACCAAATGTGGCGGCACATCGCAGACATTACTAGTGGTAGAAGCTTTTGGGAGAAGATGAATGCGAATCGGCTCCCCATTGTGTTCAGCCCAGCCTGTGTTCTCATGTGCGTATTTACACTGCTCAGGTGTCTTATTACAGCGCCCTTCGTACCAGAATGGACATGTGATAGGCGGATTGCGATACTTGAACGGCACCCAACCGTTTATATCACCCATGGAATACTGTCGCCCCATGGGATCAAGATCACGGTGCATGAAACGGCACTTCTGCGGACCGTGAGGGCAGTTACTACTGAGTCTCCATGAAGCGCACATTTGAGGGATCTTGTCGGTCTCCCATTCTGCTAGAGGTGCCGGGTCATGCGCGGTGCCGCGTCGTGGACGATCCTCGAGATCTTCTTCGGAAACCCGACGATTGGTCATATCGCGACGTCCATAAGGATCACCAGTTGAAGCAGACGTAGACCACTTAGGAAGAGTAGGTGGAGGGCCATTTACAAAATCAAGCTCGTTGAAGTCAGGCGTCCCCTCAGTGCGAGACCGCCTCTCCGCGATACCTCGAAATTTGAGTTTGTTATAGTGATGGTCAGTCGACCATGACTTTCTTTGCTGCTCTCTGGGCTGGTCTATGATTCTAATCGCACGGGATGTCTGCTTTGGTGGAGCAGTCCTGATAGCCCGCATGGCGTTTGGTTTTGGAGTACGAACATCCGCAGTTTTCGAACCTGTTGTGGACATCACAGTGCCGTGATCTTTAGCGCCAGAGATATCAACCGCTACTTTTCGCTGTATTGTTGGCTTGTTAGAGATACTAGCATTTGTCAGTCGTTGCGTCGATGGCCCATAGGCAGAGCTTTTAGCGGTTCCGGCCTGCTCTCTAATGGCTTTGCCTTCACGATCGCGTGGACTGGAACTCATGTCCGCCTTGGAGGCCTTGGGAGCCTTGAAGAGTGACCCAGTCTTCTTCAGGTGTTCTGGCTTGACAAGGGAAATAGTTGTTGATGGTCTTGACACACTCCGATCCAGCTTCCGCTGGGAGATTGTCTTCTTCTGCAGCTCACCTAGCAATGAGTCGTCAGAAGACTGTGCATCAGCACCGGACTCTTCTTCAGAAGACTGTTGCAAGGGTGCAGCGCGAGGCACAGGAGGCTGTCTCGCGTGCGAGCCACCAACAAGCAATGAAGCGGGATCGGACGGTTCCTGAGCCTCCACGAACAAACTCTCGTCCCCGGTAGTCCTCGCCCGTGCCAAGCCCAGAGGCTCTTCATCGCTGCTGTCGTCGTCAGGAACAATCGTTGGACGGCTCTGTCGTTTCAGTCTTCGGCGTTTCTTCTCCCGCTTCTCCCGCCTGCGTTCTTTGGCTGCCCCGGCTCTTTCTACTGCGTTCTCAAAAGCCGCCATGTTCTCCTCATTCTCGCGTCGAAAGGCAACTTCACCCAGCTCTTGCTTCACTTGCTCCCAATTGGAAACGAGGTCCGAACCCTCCAGGTTCGCGGGTGGCTCCCAGGTACCTTAGGCTGGTCAGTATGCAGCGAGTGTGATTAGCAGGATGATGGTGGGTGCGCAAGGGGCACAACGTTGAGATGAGGCTTTTGAAAAGTCGCTGCTTACAGCTGAGTGGTGCGTCAGTGAGTGGGAATCTAGGTCGTCCTGGACAAACCTACTCGTGGAGCTGCCAGTCTTCCCACTTGACGAGGTAACAGCTCTCCTCTTCTGGTATCTCGGCTATGATGCAGTCTGCAGTGTAAAACGGCTCTGCTGAGCCGGCATCAGTAGAGGTGACAGAGACAGCATCCGTGTCGCAGTCGGTCACGAGATCATGCTGTGCGGACAGGGCCTCGCGCAAGATGTCAAGGGCTGACATGATTGGCTCGAAAGACAAGGCGCAAGAGTAAAACCACAAGGGCGCCGGCACTCGGCGGAAGGTGGCAAACGCAAGTGCGACCCTTTTCCCAGCTTGACCGTTTGGTTGACGTGAAACAGTCGAGCAGTCGAGTCGAGAAGGTCGAGAAGGGCGACAATGGCGATGACCACGATGCCGCTCTTAGATGGCTCCAGGCTCCAGCTGCTCTGGAGCAACTAGCATGGCACTAGCCTGCTAGCGCGCTTGGCGACACCTGCCGCCGCAACTGCTCCACGCATTGCTTGTCGATGCAGGAGGCAGCCATAGCAATAGCAATAGCAATACCACCACCCACAGCCACACCGACGCACCGACGAGGCCCTGCCAGCGCCCGACTCCACGCACACTCGGCCCACGACTGCACTGCCTCCACGGCCCTCTCCCCGCGCCAGCACACCGGCGCCCTCCCCCTCGGCGCACACTCCCCCGCTCACCGCAGCCATGGCCAACGACGAATATGACGTGAGTCCCCCGTGCGACTTGTGCTCTGCTGCGAGCCTCTACTGACACGCCGCGCGCAGTTCCTCTTCAAAGGCACCACCCCCTCCCCTCGGCGTCTTCGCCTTCACGCACACCCCCGCTAATGCCACGCAGTCGTCCTCATCGGAGACTCAGGTGTCGGTAAATCCAACCTGCTGAGCAGGTTCACCCGCAACGAGTTCAACCTCGACTCCAAGTCGACCATCGGCGTCGAGTTCGCTACCCGCTCCATCCAGGTCGACGCCAAGACCATCAAGGCACAGATCTGGGACACGGCCGGCCAGGAACGATACCGCGCCATCACATCGGCCTACTACCGCGGCGCTGTGGGCGCGCTGCTCGTCTACGACATCAGCAAGCACCAGACCTACGAGAACGTCACAAGGTGGCTGAAGGAGCTGCGCGACCACGCCGACTCCAACATTGTCATCATGCTCGTCGGAAACAAGAGCGATTTGAGGCATCTGCGGGCAGTGCCCACCGAGGAGGCCAAGCAGTTTGCGAGTGCGTATTCCTGATCTGCGGCATGCGCTGTCACATGCCCCCTTATACCCACAGCCACTGACAAGCTCTTCCACAGGCGAGAACAACCTGTCTTTCATCGAGACGTCTGCCTTGGACGCCAGCAACGTCGAGCTTGCTTTCCAGAACATCCTCACAGGTACGCGCTCTTTCGCTCCCAGAAATTTGTTTCCTACACAGCGCATACAGCTTGCATCACGGCTGGATCCGGCAGTGATAGTGCGAGCACACCGCCACTTGCCTGCGACCCATCCTGCGGCGCTGAGTCTGTGACCTCAAGGACAACCGCGCTGACCAATGCCACCAGAAATCTACCGCATCGTCTCTAGCAAGGCCCTCGACCAGGGAGAAGGCAGCCAAAATGTGCTCGGCGGCGAGCGCAAGGTGCTCGAGATCAGCAAGTCGCCCGATGCAGACGCGAAGAAGGGATGCTGCTAGACGGACACTCGCCCGCGTCCTCTCTACGACGTACTGCGCCTGTGTTTTAGGCACATCTGATGGAGGCACTCGTCTAGGCAGACGATCGCACATGCGCTGCACTGAACGACCAGATACGCCTGTCATGTGCAAATGTCCACGAGTCATGTCAAGTTTCACGGCGTCCAGGATGTCTCTTTTGGTCGATTACCCTCTTTCCAACCTCTACTTCCTGTTTCTGCCCCCATTGCAGGCGCTTGGCTGTGCTGGAACGAGCCGGCCTAGAGGTCTGTGTCTTGGTTTCCTGCATGCTGATGGTCTTTTTCTTTCTGTAGTTGAAAGCGGTAATATGACTCTGCTGCTGTATGACAATGCAATGCAGCGTATACTCACTTTTACATCTTGCAAAGTTATGCGCCTCACTTCGTTATTATCCTCGCCATCAATTCAGTTTCATACGCCTCATTGGCCTCGAGACTCTGTCTTCTGCTCAGAACTTTCGATACCCCTTGTCCCCACCGACCATGTCATTGCTGATCTTCTGCACCTCGTCACTATTCTTGACCCACGCACTGCTCGCATCCGCCCACTCCCCAGACCCAAACTTATCCACACACCACTCGAGCACCCTACCCATCTCCTCCCTGATCCTCCCTTTCAGCGCTTCCCCCTCCGCACCCCCACCCCTCCTCTTCCTGTACCCCTCAACATCATCCACAAGCCTCAACCCCTCCCCAACCCCTCCCTGCCCATACACAAACACCACAAGCGAAACCTCCTCCCCTCTCCCCTTCCCCTTGCACCCCTCCGCAACCTCTCCTTCCAACCTAACCCCCTCCCCCCGCTTCTTCGGCACAAATCCACTACACGCATCCCCGACGTCGCTCAACCACAGCCGCGCATTCTGCATGTCCCCCTCGCTGCGGTGCAGAATCGAATGCAGCAGCATCCCCTCCAGCGCAGGCGCGGCCTGCAGGTGCCGGACTAGGAAGTGTGCGCTGGGAAGGTCGTGGTTTAGGATGTGCAGCGCTGCTTCGAGGGTTGGgtggagggcgagggcggaGATTTGGGCGGTTAGCGAGGGGGTGTGGGGATGGGCTGGGGGGTGGGTGAGGTTTGTGGAGGCCAGGAGGGTGGCGTGCAGGGTGCTGAAGGTTGGTGGTGGCATGGTTGGGAGGGGGGATGGGGGGATGCTTGGAGAGCTAGATGAGGCTGTGTgtgtctctctctctctgtgtgtgtgtgtgtgtgtccTAGGTTCAAGTCTTCCAAAAAGGTATGAGTGTCTGACTCGCAGTTGATTGTCCAGATATCTACACAATACGCTTGCAGCCGTGTACAAGTAGCCAAAGCGCGTAGACATGTGACGTTCACGACTCCAGTGAGCGCTGCATTGCCGACGTCATGATAGACCCTGGTCTATACGACCCACTATCTGGGTAGGCTAAGAGTAGCAACATTTCTGCTAGAGCTGTCTTGCGATACTCGAGACCCGAAAGATTGGGACCGTCAATGTACAAGGCAGTAGGATGGGTGATGATCGTGGAAAGCTTATCACTGGTTGTCATTTGTATGTAAAGGTACTACAGATCGTAAAACATTTGAATTGAATTCGCAATCGTAGCACCCTTTGTGGGGGTCGATGTTTACAATCAAAGCCGCATTTCATCCAATCGGCAAAATCACTACAAGTACAAAGGTCTTAGGTGCGTAAAAGGGTCGCAGCCGCCAAACGCCGGAAATGTTGCTGTTTCGATTAGGTGTCGCAGGATCACGAAACCTTTAAAGTCTGGATCGCGAGGTCGAGGTATTTCGAGGTGGTCGGAGGTCGTGAGATTGCGTCAAGGTCAATCTAAGACTTGGCACCAGACCTGTctttctcctccttctccttctgtGCCTGGTCTTGCTTCTTCTTGTTATCGGGGTGCTCGCGCTTGGCCTCGATGTGA
This window contains:
- a CDS encoding Rab GTPase ypt31; the protein is MANDEYDFLFKVVLIGDSGVGKSNLLSRFTRNEFNLDSKSTIGVEFATRSIQVDAKTIKAQIWDTAGQERYRAITSAYYRGAVGALLVYDISKHQTYENVTRWLKELRDHADSNIVIMLVGNKSDLRHLRAVPTEEAKQFASENNLSFIETSALDASNVELAFQNILTEIYRIVSSKALDQGEGSQNVLGGERKVLEISKSPDADAKKGCC